The Amphiura filiformis chromosome 1, Afil_fr2py, whole genome shotgun sequence nucleotide sequence TGTGCAGGCTTCAAAATAATAGGTACATGTAACGTTGTTTCTTTTCTGTTATTTGTAGCATATGACCAATGAAACTGAAGGCCAGGAAGCAATAACCAATCTTGACGACAGTAACTTCATGGGTTCTAAAATCCTGGTTCAGTTTTCCACCACTGATGTACACAAGGCACCCGGTGTTGGCAGTGCGGGAGAATGCTTTAGATGTGGCAATAGGGGACACTTATCAAGAGAATGCCCAGAAGGAGGGTGAGTAGAAGCAGTAGTGAGTGCTGTTGTATATCAAATATTGGTTCTTTTGATACCTGCAACTCTCTGCAAGCAGAATTGACTTACATCAGGGAGTGAATTACATGTGTTTCTTACCGAAGTggggaaaatgtcaaaatttgaagaGATAATCTGAGATAAAAATATGAAGTGGAAGAATTTGCTGGTAAAGTACTGAAAAAGTTGtaatttttttgtgtaattttttgcACTTCGCCAATTTCAGACTACTTCACCTGTTTTGAAATTTGCAGATTTTGAGTTTCTatagaaatatttttattttcgcAGAAGGTGTGTTGAGCGTGAAAAGAGTGTtctgtgaaaatttccacttttacagcttgcacatacagggtgtatcaaaatgattggtacccatcagctttagTGTCTAATAAAATGTCTGATTCTTCCCAATTCAATATTAGATCAGCTTGAAACGACTACTATTTATAGGTTTCCTTAATCACagaaatctacaaataaggtggatGTTATACTGCATTTGGATGTGGCAGTCTTGGCAATACTCATTGGATATTGAGCAGTACCAaactaccaatcattttgatagttcaaaataatgcacttacCAAACTTGACGGTGAAATAAGGTATCACTTGTACCTTGCAGGACCGACACACCATGATTCTGAACACTGCAATATTTTGTCTTGTGATTTCTTTGCTGTTTGAAATGAACAGAAGAGGAGATGAAAACCCATGTCTGAAGTTCAATCAGATGATGTTTTGCAGCAAAACATTAGCCCCGAGATATTTTCCACTTAATGAGATATTCCTGTGACTGTGAGTACACCCTAGAAAGTTAACATTTGAAACTAATAATgcaatttaataaaaataaattcatGTTTTGCTCTCATAGGACCAAACCAAGGAGGCGAGGCGGCCGCGGAGGCAGAGGTGGTGGTGGAGGTGGAGGCGGGTACAGAGGGGGTAGGGATCGAGGACGAGCAGCTATGATTCATACGATTCAGATTATTATGATTACCTCCTCCCAGGAGATTTGGACCTCCCCAGGTTACGACTATGACAGAAGGTAAGCTCTAGGAAATAGAATCACACACACATGAGTAAGGACATGCATTAGCATAACAGGTGGAGGTAGCTTGTGGCGGTGGGTTCGAATCCAGATAGTGCcaatgtgttgtgcacttgggcaaggcacttcgCCAAGTGTGTCTCACCCCAACCCTGTGTTATGGGGAGCTGTCAGGGGATAATTGCAATCTAATTGCTGATAGGAGCTGAACTTCGGTTGCACCCTTGTTGAAGCAAAGTTCTTCAAGTGTATCTCAGCAAATCgacaataatttgcatctttaagcttgagcgTTGCAACGTGATGCGTACAGCCGTACACCGCACTCGCACAATTTTGGCACAACATGTTTCACACAGAATGCAAACAACAACACGCATAGAATAAAAGTTTGCAGGGGGCTTGGCTACATTATCCCGGGGTACAATATTTGCCCTCAATGAGTGACATGCAACATGGCAGTGTACTATAATGGTTCCACCTCATTGACTTTTTGTAAGAATGCTCGAGTTACAAAATGTGTCAAGATtgtcaaaacatgttttaaagGAACAGCTCCACTATTTTGCTTCTGATATCTTACCAACAAGCATTAATATTGTCatcagaaatttgataaatatataaaaatatcccTCTTTTGTGAAATAAAACTGATTTTTTTCACATCATATCTATTATCTTTTGCACAAAAATGTATGATTAACTTCAAtgtcttttttcttcttcaggCCGCCCATGCCCAGGGACTATCCATACCCTCCTCCTTACAGAAGTCGCAGCCGCAGTCCACCAGGAAGGCGCCCTCCAGCAGACATGTACATGCGCAGAGGCAGGTCACCACCAAGGTAGGGATTGTGATCTTGCAATGATAAGTATATTGTAATTATGGaggatgtacatgtataatgtattctTCCAATTCTTAGTATTGGTACCATATAATTGTCTCAAATATCTAAAATGGCCAGAAACAAGTACCATCCGAAACTGCTTTGCCATATATTTGCTACATCTTTGTCCATCAAGAACCTTTCATCAGACTTGTGACATATTGATTGTGTGACATATTGTCAGGTGAcagataaataacattttgtttcgtAAAACGTAAACGTCAGATTCTCGTGTTATTATCCATCAGTAATCTCCGCAAAATAACTGTAGCAGACACTATTTCCaggataaacgcatctgcagaatcacGGTTGTGTAacataatgctacgtctgaacAAACAGAGGCGCGTGGGGTTGAGACACCATGTAGTAGTAGGGGTGTGGAGGTTTTACTACATCCCGTGcagcgcgtaattgcacaggcacgggaagtagtcaaaatatcAGACTTTCGACGCTGgcgctattaaccaataagatgtcctaataaatatttatgagttaTAGTAATCTCATCTTCCCAAGTCTCCTACTTACTTGTACTTGTCATAATATGTGGAGATATAATATGCATGCGAATGGTTGAGCCATACCTAGTCAACCCTCCTACCAAACTTTACAGCAGTATGACTTGTACCATATCGTATGAATAGCCTAACCATGTATACAGTTCTGTAAACTACAGTCCATTTGGTCTCTTAAGAGAGAGTGACGTTAGCACTTTGTGTAGATGTACCGCCTTTGAGCACACATTTAAATTGAGTTGATGTTGGCGATCTACACGTACTGGACCACATGTTGACGTCATTCTCTCAGTGAAGCCAAATggccaatagaggccgtcagcgtgacgtcatatgccgccatcttgtgggtacacgctgcgatggtcgttcaatctccatgcgtgaacagcaaaacaCTGTgtcgatgcgtgataacagctgtgtGGCAAGCTGCGCCTTACGCGTAGtatccgacgcatgaacacgcgtataatttgtacccacaagatggcgaaaggctgacggcctctataagtTTATAGTAGCTTCTAATCTGCTAATTCTTCAGGGTTGATTATGTGAGATCACAACACTGtttcttctttttgttttttCACAGAGATTATCGTGACTACTACGACAGGCCACCCATGCCCAGGGATTACTACGACATGCCTCCCCCTAGACGGTACTACACACACTAAATGTTTATTCTACATAACCAGTATTATTGCACTAAAAAAAACGTAGAAATAAGAT carries:
- the LOC140162325 gene encoding uncharacterized protein, which gives rise to MLSEIFEKFGEVVECDVIRNYGFVHMTNETEGQEAITNLDDSNFMGSKILVQFSTTDVHKAPGVGSAGECFRCGNRGHLSRECPEGGTKPRRRGGRGGRGGGGGGGGYRGGRDRGRAAMIHTIQIIMITSSQEIWTSPGYDYDRRPPMPRDYPYPPPYRSRSRSPPGRRPPADMYMRRGRSPPRDYRDYYDRPPMPRDYYDMPPPRRDAPVSYPLPSAYRDRPSYNDRGYQDGASYRPRGGVKAPPQRPAYPKAQPFTKRGAFTNGSSSNNTLNGQLNGAFTEDVC